Proteins encoded together in one Helicobacter pylori window:
- the flgK gene encoding flagellar hook-associated protein FlgK encodes MGGILSSLNTSYTGLQAHQSMVDVTGNNISNASDEFYSRQRVIAKPQAAYMYGTKNVNMGVDVEAIERVHDEFVFSRYTKANYENTYYDTEFSHLKEASAYFPDIDEASLFTDLQDYFNSWKELSKNAKDSAQKQALAQKTEALTHNIKDTRERLTTLQYKASEELKSVIKEVNSLGSQIAEINKRIKEVENNKSLKHANELRDKRDELEFHLRELLGGNVFKSSIKTHSLTDKDSADFDESYNLNIGHGFNIIDGSIFHPLVVKESENKGGLNQIYFQSDDFKLTNITDKLNQGKVGALLNVYNDGSNGTLKGKLQDYIDLLDSFARGLIESTNAIYAQSASHHIEGEPVEFNSDEAFKDTNYNIKNGSFDLIAYNTDGKEIARKTIAITPITTMNDIIQAINANTDDNQDNNTENDFDDYFTASFNNETKKFVIQPKNASQGLFVSMKDNGTNFMGALKLNPFFQGDDASNISLNKEYKKEPTTIRPWLAPINGNFDVANMMQQLQYDSVDFYNDKFDIKPMKISEFYQFLTGKINTDAEKSGRILDTKQSMLETIKKEQLSISQVSVDEEMVNLIKFQSGYAANAKVITAIDRMIDTLLGIKQ; translated from the coding sequence ATGGGCGGGATTTTATCTTCACTCAACACTTCTTACACGGGCCTACAAGCCCATCAGAGCATGGTGGATGTTACTGGGAATAACATTTCTAACGCTAGCGATGAATTTTATAGCCGCCAACGCGTGATCGCAAAGCCTCAAGCGGCTTATATGTATGGCACTAAAAACGTGAATATGGGCGTGGATGTAGAAGCCATTGAAAGGGTGCATGATGAGTTTGTTTTTTCTCGTTACACGAAGGCTAATTACGAAAACACTTATTACGATACAGAGTTTTCGCATTTAAAAGAAGCGAGTGCGTATTTTCCGGACATTGATGAAGCGAGCCTTTTTACGGATTTGCAAGATTATTTTAATTCATGGAAAGAATTGTCTAAAAACGCCAAAGACTCCGCTCAAAAACAGGCTCTCGCTCAAAAAACAGAAGCTTTAACGCACAACATTAAAGACACTAGAGAAAGATTAACGACCTTACAGTATAAAGCGAGTGAAGAATTAAAAAGCGTGATTAAAGAAGTCAATAGTCTGGGTTCTCAAATCGCTGAAATCAACAAACGCATCAAAGAAGTGGAAAACAATAAGAGCTTAAAGCATGCGAATGAATTAAGGGATAAGCGAGATGAGTTGGAATTCCATTTGCGAGAGCTTTTAGGGGGGAATGTTTTTAAAAGCAGCATTAAAACTCATTCGCTCACAGATAAAGACTCAGCGGATTTTGATGAGAGCTATAACCTTAATATTGGGCATGGGTTCAATATCATTGATGGTTCTATTTTCCATCCTTTAGTGGTTAAAGAATCCGAAAATAAAGGGGGTTTGAACCAAATCTATTTTCAAAGCGATGATTTTAAGCTCACTAATATTACTGACAAGCTCAATCAAGGGAAAGTGGGGGCGTTATTGAATGTGTATAATGACGGCTCTAACGGGACTTTAAAGGGCAAATTGCAAGATTATATTGATTTGTTGGATTCTTTTGCTAGGGGCTTGATAGAATCCACTAATGCGATTTACGCTCAAAGCGCGAGTCATCATATTGAAGGCGAGCCTGTGGAGTTTAACAGCGATGAAGCCTTTAAAGACACGAACTACAATATCAAAAACGGCTCGTTTGATTTAATCGCTTACAACACCGATGGTAAAGAAATCGCCAGAAAAACCATTGCTATCACGCCCATTACAACCATGAACGATATTATCCAAGCCATTAACGCTAACACTGATGACAATCAGGACAATAACACCGAAAACGATTTTGATGATTATTTCACAGCGAGCTTTAACAATGAGACTAAAAAGTTTGTCATCCAGCCTAAAAACGCTTCGCAAGGGTTGTTTGTCTCTATGAAAGATAACGGCACGAATTTTATGGGAGCGTTAAAACTCAACCCTTTTTTTCAAGGCGATGACGCTTCTAATATCAGCTTGAATAAGGAATACAAAAAAGAGCCTACCACTATCCGCCCATGGCTTGCCCCCATTAACGGGAATTTTGATGTGGCGAACATGATGCAGCAATTGCAATACGACAGCGTGGATTTTTATAACGACAAGTTTGACATTAAACCAATGAAAATCAGCGAGTTTTATCAATTTTTAACCGGTAAAATCAACACGGACGCTGAAAAATCAGGGCGTATTTTGGACACCAAACAAAGCATGCTAGAAACCATTAAAAAAGAGCAACTCTCTATTTCGCAAGTGAGCGTGGATGAAGAAATGGTGAATTTAATCAAGTTTCAAAGCGGCTATGCGGCTAACGCTAAAGTCATTACCGCTATTGATCGGATGATAGACACTTTATTGGGGATTAAACAATAA
- a CDS encoding DNA cytosine methyltransferase codes for MDFCSGIGGGRLGLERCHLKCVGHAEINHEALRTYELFFKDTHNFGDLMRINPNDLPDFDALISGFPCQAFSINGKRKGLEDERGTIIYGLIRILKVKQPKCFLLENVKGLISHKQQETFKTIIKALQEAGYTTHYQMLNSADFQLAQKRERLYIVGFRKDLKHPFHFPLGLANDYYFEDFLDADNECYLDVSNAIFQRYLHNPYNHNRVFLENILALENAVLDTRQSDLRLYFNVFPTLRTSRHGLFYTQKGKIKRLNAIESLLLQGFPRDLIAKIKDNPNFKESHLLSQAGNAMSVNVIAAIAKQMLKAI; via the coding sequence ATGGATTTTTGCTCTGGCATTGGTGGAGGTCGTTTGGGCTTGGAGCGGTGCCATTTGAAATGCGTAGGGCATGCAGAAATCAATCATGAAGCTCTTAGGACTTATGAATTGTTTTTTAAGGATACCCATAATTTTGGGGATTTAATGCGGATCAACCCTAATGATTTACCCGATTTTGATGCGCTCATTAGCGGGTTTCCTTGTCAGGCTTTTTCTATCAATGGCAAAAGGAAAGGGCTTGAAGATGAAAGAGGGACTATTATTTATGGGCTTATTCGTATCTTAAAAGTCAAACAGCCCAAATGTTTCTTGCTTGAAAACGTTAAGGGCTTGATTAGTCATAAGCAACAAGAAACTTTTAAAACCATTATCAAAGCCTTGCAAGAAGCGGGCTATACAACTCATTATCAAATGTTAAACAGTGCTGATTTCCAATTAGCCCAAAAGAGAGAACGCCTTTATATCGTAGGGTTTAGGAAGGATTTGAAACACCCATTTCATTTCCCTTTAGGTTTAGCCAATGACTATTATTTTGAAGATTTTTTAGACGCAGATAATGAGTGTTATTTGGATGTGAGTAACGCTATTTTTCAAAGATACTTGCACAACCCATACAACCATAACCGGGTTTTTTTAGAGAATATCTTAGCTTTAGAAAACGCCGTTTTAGACACAAGACAATCTGATTTAAGGTTGTATTTTAATGTTTTTCCTACTTTAAGGACTTCTCGGCATGGCTTGTTTTATACCCAAAAAGGCAAAATCAAAAGATTAAACGCTATTGAAAGCCTGCTTTTACAAGGATTTCCTAGAGATTTGATCGCTAAGATTAAAGACAACCCTAATTTTAAAGAAAGCCATTTGTTATCCCAAGCGGGGAATGCCATGAGCGTGAATGTGATTGCCGCTATCGCCAAACAAATGTTAAAGGCGATTTAA
- a CDS encoding flagellar biosynthesis anti-sigma factor FlgM, which yields MDIRLKDFKMINAVSSLTLVQSLGNYKRVEKNEKVENNEAALDRVAEIKQAIENNQYKINLHETSHKMAQDLLGIS from the coding sequence TTGGATATTAGATTAAAGGATTTTAAGATGATTAACGCCGTCTCTTCGCTCACTCTAGTGCAATCTTTGGGGAATTACAAGCGTGTGGAAAAGAATGAAAAAGTTGAAAACAATGAAGCCGCTCTTGATAGGGTGGCTGAAATCAAGCAAGCTATTGAAAATAACCAGTATAAGATCAATTTGCATGAGACTTCTCACAAAATGGCACAGGATTTATTGGGGATAAGCTAG
- a CDS encoding peptidylprolyl isomerase, producing the protein MQNHDLESIKQAALIEYEVREQGSSDVLDSNISKEPLEFIIGANQIIVGLEKAVLKARIGEWEEVVIAPEEAYGVYESGYLQEVPRDQFEGIELEKGMSVFGQTEDNQTIQATIKDFSNTHVMVDYNHPLAGKTLAFRFKVLGFREVSEEEILASHHDSGTGCCGGHGGHGRKKGGGCGCSCSHG; encoded by the coding sequence ATGCAAAACCATGATTTAGAATCAATCAAACAAGCCGCTTTGATTGAATATGAAGTGAGGGAGCAAGGCTCTAGCGATGTGCTAGACAGCAATATTTCTAAAGAGCCTTTAGAGTTTATCATAGGCGCTAATCAAATCATAGTAGGGTTAGAAAAGGCGGTATTAAAGGCTCGAATTGGCGAGTGGGAAGAGGTTGTTATCGCCCCAGAAGAAGCTTATGGGGTTTATGAAAGCGGTTATTTGCAAGAAGTCCCTAGGGATCAATTTGAAGGCATTGAATTAGAAAAAGGCATGAGCGTTTTTGGGCAAACTGAAGACAATCAAACCATTCAAGCCACTATCAAAGACTTTAGCAACACGCATGTGATGGTGGATTATAACCACCCGTTAGCCGGGAAAACTTTAGCGTTTCGTTTCAAGGTTTTAGGCTTTAGGGAAGTGAGTGAAGAAGAGATTCTAGCTTCACACCATGATAGTGGGACAGGTTGCTGTGGCGGTCATGGGGGTCATGGCAGAAAGAAAGGTGGGGGCTGTGGTTGCTCATGTTCGCATGGGTAG
- a CDS encoding OmpA family protein has translation MDNKTVAGDVSAKTVQTAPVTTEPAPEKEEPKQEPAPVVEEKPAVESGTIIASIYFDFDKYEIKESDQETLDEIVQKAKENHMQVLLEGNTDEFGSSEYNQALGVKRTLSVKNALVIKGVEKDMIKTISFGETKPKCAQKTRECYKENRRVDVKLVK, from the coding sequence ATGGATAATAAGACTGTGGCTGGTGATGTGAGCGCTAAAACGGTTCAGACTGCACCTGTTACTACAGAACCAGCTCCAGAGAAAGAAGAGCCTAAACAAGAGCCAGCTCCAGTGGTTGAAGAAAAACCGGCTGTTGAGAGTGGGACTATCATCGCTTCTATTTATTTTGATTTTGACAAGTATGAGATCAAAGAATCCGATCAAGAGACTTTAGATGAGATCGTGCAAAAAGCTAAAGAAAACCACATGCAAGTGCTTTTGGAAGGCAATACCGATGAATTTGGCTCTAGCGAATACAACCAAGCGCTTGGCGTTAAAAGGACTTTGAGCGTGAAAAACGCTTTAGTCATTAAGGGGGTAGAAAAAGATATGATCAAAACCATCAGTTTTGGTGAAACCAAACCCAAATGCGCCCAAAAAACTAGAGAATGTTACAAAGAAAACAGAAGAGTGGATGTCAAATTAGTGAAGTAA
- the tolB gene encoding Tol-Pal system protein TolB translates to MRYLWLFLISAIGLFATDKTLDIIKTIQKLPKIEVRYSIDNDANYALKLHEVLANDLKTSQHFDVSQNKDQGAINYAELKDKKFQLVALVSVAVENGNKISRLKLYDVDTETLKKTFDYPIVSLDLYPFAAHNMAIVVNDYLKAPSIAWMKRLIVFSKYIGPGITNIALADYTMRYQKEIIKNNRLNIFPKWANAEQTEFYYTQYGERTPMILKYNIQKATHENIASSQGMAVVSSVSSDGSKILMSLAPYGQPDVYLYDTHKKTKTKITRYPGIDVSGVFLEDDKSMAFVSDRSGYPNIYMKKLGLKESAEQLLYEGRSNESIDAYKDSIVYVSRENLNEFGKTVFNLNLITLNSKYIRRLTVNGSNQMPRFSTDGRNIMYIKKTPQEYAMGLILLDYNQSFLFPLKNVKIQAFDW, encoded by the coding sequence ATGAGGTATTTATGGCTTTTTTTAATAAGCGCTATAGGGCTTTTTGCAACAGATAAAACACTAGATATTATTAAAACCATTCAAAAACTTCCTAAGATTGAAGTGCGCTACTCTATAGATAACGATGCCAATTACGCTTTAAAATTGCATGAAGTCTTGGCGAATGATTTAAAGACTAGCCAGCATTTTGATGTTTCTCAAAACAAGGATCAAGGCGCTATCAATTACGCAGAACTCAAGGATAAAAAATTCCAACTTGTAGCGTTGGTGAGCGTGGCGGTAGAAAACGGCAATAAAATTTCACGATTAAAACTTTATGATGTGGATACAGAAACGCTCAAAAAGACTTTTGACTACCCTATTGTAAGTTTAGATCTATACCCTTTTGCAGCGCACAACATGGCCATTGTGGTGAATGATTATTTAAAAGCCCCTTCTATCGCTTGGATGAAGCGCCTGATTGTTTTTTCTAAATACATTGGACCAGGAATCACAAATATCGCACTAGCGGATTATACGATGCGTTATCAAAAAGAAATCATCAAAAATAACCGACTCAATATTTTCCCCAAATGGGCGAACGCTGAGCAGACAGAGTTTTATTACACGCAGTATGGCGAAAGAACGCCCATGATTTTAAAATACAACATTCAAAAAGCCACTCATGAGAATATCGCTAGCTCTCAAGGAATGGCTGTGGTCTCTAGCGTGAGTTCTGATGGCTCTAAAATTTTAATGTCTTTAGCCCCTTATGGCCAACCGGATGTGTATTTGTATGACACGCATAAAAAAACTAAAACTAAAATAACGCGCTATCCTGGGATAGATGTCTCAGGAGTGTTTTTAGAAGATGACAAGTCTATGGCTTTTGTTTCGGATAGATCCGGTTATCCTAACATCTACATGAAGAAATTGGGGTTAAAAGAAAGCGCGGAGCAACTCCTTTATGAAGGAAGAAGCAATGAATCCATTGACGCTTATAAAGATAGTATTGTGTATGTGAGCCGAGAAAACCTTAATGAATTTGGCAAAACGGTGTTTAATTTGAATCTGATCACTCTAAACAGCAAATATATCCGCAGGCTTACCGTGAATGGCTCTAACCAGATGCCTCGTTTTTCTACGGATGGGAGAAATATCATGTATATCAAAAAGACACCCCAAGAATACGCCATGGGGCTTATTTTGCTAGACTATAATCAGAGTTTTTTATTCCCTTTAAAGAATGTGAAAATACAAGCCTTTGATTGGTAA